TGTACGCAGCTAGTAAGGACGCTAAATCAGTAAACATGAAACATTTCGAGTTTGCCAAAGACAAGATTTTAATGGGCACCGAGCGGCGTTCTATGGTGCTATCGGAGAGAGAGAAAAAAGTTACGGCATATCACGAGGCGGGACATGCAATTGTAGCGAAATTCGTTCCGGGGTCGGATCCCGTTCACAAGGTAACAATTGTGCCGCGTGGAGTAGCGCTTGGCTTAATGCAACAACTGCCAGAAGACGAGAAGCACACCTATCCCAAGGATTACTGGCTGGGGCGCATTTGCATTGCTTTTGGCGGACGTGCGGCTGAAGAGCTGATATTTGAGGAAATTTCTACTGGTGCTACTTCCGACATAAGCGCGGCTACGAATATTTCACGTCGCATGGTCTGTGAGTGGGGGATGAGCGAGGCGCTTGGGCCATTAACCTATGGTCGAAAGGAGGAGCAAATATTTCTTGGCCGAGATATCGGTCATAGCAAAGACTACTCTGAGGAGACGGCTGGACTGATAGACCGCGAAGTTCGCGAGATTGTCGAGCAACAGATGACGCGAGCTCGTCAGCTTTTGCACGAGCACAGAGATGCGCTTGAGAGATTAGCGCGTGCGCTTCTCGAGAGGGAGACGCTAGATGCTAATGAGGTAGAAGAGATAGTTCGGGGTTCTACTCCTACCAATGGCCCCTCATCTAATGGACAGCCGGTATCTATTAAGGCAGCATGAGATGAATCTAGAGGGCCTGCTCAATCCCACGGTTTTTAGCAGTGTCTTGGACGTCATCGTTGTGTCGTTTCTCATATATCGCATCTTGCTAATGGTAAAGGGCACTAGGGCATTGCCGATGCTTGCGGGCTTGGGAATGCTCGTAGTTGTGCACCTCATTTCCAAGCAGCTTGGGCTTGCTACTTTGGGGCTTATCTTAGATAGCTTTTTTGGTTCTCTGATTCTAGTAGTTGTCGTTCTCTTTCAAGATGACTTGCGCAGGGCGTTAATTAAAGTTGGCCTCGGGCCGGGGATAACGGCTAAGACCTCTGGCGTTGTAGAGCACACTCTTAATGAGGTTGCGCGAGCTGCCTCTGAACTCGCATCTAAGAGGTTGGGTGCGCTTATAGTCGTGACGAGGGAGGTTGGGCTAAACGAATATAGCGATGGGGCGGTTAAGATAGATGCGGTCGTTAGTCACCAATTGCTCGTTAGCATTTTCGTTCCCTGGTCGCCTATTCACGATGGCGCTGCCATCATCGAGGGGAATAGGGTTGTGGCGGCCGGTGCAGTGTTGCCGCTAACTTTTAACCCCAATGTTAGCAGTCACCTTGGCACTCGGCATCGCGCCGCCATTGGCCTCTCGGAAAAGACGGATGCGCTGGTGGTGGTAGTATCGGAGGAAACTGGGGCAATTTCGCTCGTGAGAGAGGGGCGCATTACTCGAGACCTCACGCAAAAGACCCTTTATAGCGCGCTTCACAGATGCACAGTAGTGCGCGAGCAAAAGCGAAAAGGCATTCGACAAAGGGCGAAAGCGATTAGGCTGAGTTCTAATCAAGGCGCGTCTGATCAGGGAGGGACTGACTTGGAGGAAGGAGTTGATGGTAGCGAGGATACAGAGATAGATAGAGGCGGGGGAGGTCAGCAGTCGTGAAAATCCTGACGACCGAAAATTTTGGCCTAAAGATATTCTCGCTTCTGTTAGCAATAATGCTAGAATTATTTTTTTATAGTTCTGATAACTCTATTTCGGCTACGATTTCGGCTAGCATTGCCATTCGCAATCTTCCACAAAGTATGATGATAGTTTGGCCTCCAAACGCGGAAGGGGGATTATTTGCAAAGTTTAAAGTTCGTGGGCCAGTGTCGAATGTGAAGGAGCTGGAGTTAGCGGACAACTCCATTTTTGTGGATCTGCCGGTTCCTACGCCGTCGAACTACGAGTTAATGCTAACAGCTAATCACCTACGCCGACTTCCAGGGGTGAAGATTTTGGGAATAGAGCCAGCGTCTATTAAACTCAAGATGGAGCAAGTGCTTAGAAAGAATCTCCTGGTCGTGGCGGATCAAGTGGGAACTGTTGCGGCTGGCTATGTTGTGGGGGAAATAAAGGTGGTACCGGAAACGGTTTTTGCGGTGGGGCCGCGGAGTGAATTATTTGGCCTCAATGCTATAAAAACTGCTCCTATCGATCTAAACGGGCTAAAGGCTAAAAAGAGTTTTGAGTTGCCTCTTGTAGGGAAGGGGGAGTTAACTCGTTTAGGAGTTGACGTTGCAACTGTGGAAGTATCGGTAGTGCCGATTGAGCAGGAGCGAACGATTAATAATGTTAGCGTTACGGTCGTTGCTCCTAAAGGTTTTGCGGCAAGTGTAGAGCCATCTAGCGTTTC
This portion of the Deltaproteobacteria bacterium genome encodes:
- a CDS encoding YbbR-like domain-containing protein, producing the protein MKILTTENFGLKIFSLLLAIMLELFFYSSDNSISATISASIAIRNLPQSMMIVWPPNAEGGLFAKFKVRGPVSNVKELELADNSIFVDLPVPTPSNYELMLTANHLRRLPGVKILGIEPASIKLKMEQVLRKNLLVVADQVGTVAAGYVVGEIKVVPETVFAVGPRSELFGLNAIKTAPIDLNGLKAKKSFELPLVGKGELTRLGVDVATVEVSVVPIEQERTINNVSVTVVAPKGFAASVEPSSVSVTLNGPVNLLDSIGGQPLKVVADGSQFNGGSHEVSLSGNFPPAVKLVRTDPKKVRIKLVSTHG
- a CDS encoding TIGR00159 family protein encodes the protein MNLEGLLNPTVFSSVLDVIVVSFLIYRILLMVKGTRALPMLAGLGMLVVVHLISKQLGLATLGLILDSFFGSLILVVVVLFQDDLRRALIKVGLGPGITAKTSGVVEHTLNEVARAASELASKRLGALIVVTREVGLNEYSDGAVKIDAVVSHQLLVSIFVPWSPIHDGAAIIEGNRVVAAGAVLPLTFNPNVSSHLGTRHRAAIGLSEKTDALVVVVSEETGAISLVREGRITRDLTQKTLYSALHRCTVVREQKRKGIRQRAKAIRLSSNQGASDQGGTDLEEGVDGSEDTEIDRGGGGQQS